In Deltaproteobacteria bacterium, the sequence AGGGTAACCGGGTGCTGCTGGTGACTAGCTCACGCCGCACCGGTATCACCTACCCGGACCGCGGCGGCGCCTATCAGTGCTTCGACCAGGTGAAGGTCATCGGCGGGATGGCGAAGTGGTCACAGTCTGTGCCCTCGTTCGAGCGCATCGGCGAGCTGCTGCGCCAGGCGCTGCGCGCGTGTCACTCCGGCCGCCCCGGCGTGGTTCATCTCGACGTGCCGGAGAACCTCATAAACGGCATGGGGCCGGAGCCGGCGTTGCTGCTGCCGCACCAGTATCGCCGTGTCGATCCGGTTCCTCCACCACCTGACCAGGTCGAGCGCGCTTGCGCGATGCTGGCGGCCGCCAAGCTGCCGCTGCTTCACGCCGGCAGCGGTATCATTCACGCCCAGGGCTTCAGCGAATTGGAGCAAGTGGCCGAGCTCCTCCACGCGCCGGTAACAACCTCGTGGAGCGCGCGTGGTGTGCTGCGCGAGACCTCACCGCTGGCGTGGCCGATGGTGCATATCGAGGCTTGCAACCACGTGCGCAACGTTGCCGACGTGGTGCTGTGCCTCGGCTCCGAACTCGGCGAAACCGACTGGTGGGGCAAAGCGCCCTACTGGGCGCCGCCGAGCAAACAAAAACTGATTCAGGTCGACATCGACGACGGCAAACTCGGGCGCAATCGCCCGGCTGACCTCAGCATCCTCGCCGACGCCAAGCTGTTTCTCCGCGCTCTCAGCGAACGGCTGCCGGCGCTGCGGGGCAAGATGCCGCTGGCCGAGCGCCGCGCGACGGTGGCGACCTTGGCGGAAGAGAAAGCCGCGGATCGCGCCGCCTTGGATGCGGTGCTGGCCAATCGCCAAGCACCGATGATCACCGGGCACGTGCCGGTGGCTTGTCGCCGGGTGTTCGATGACGATGCGGTGGTGGTCTTCGACGGCGGCAACACCGCCGTGTGGGGCAACTTCTTCACCGAGCTGCGGGTGCCGAACACTCAGCTTTCGACCGCTCATTTCGGGCATCTCGGCGCCGGCGTCGGTCAAGCGCTCGCGGCCGCAGTCGCGCGCCCGGACAAGCAGGTGTACTGCATCATCGGTGACGGGGCGATGGGCTTCA encodes:
- a CDS encoding thiamine pyrophosphate-binding protein, with the protein product MAETSGGAIIAKMLRNEGVEKLFGIVDGTYTQLFAHCVELGMEMITPRHEAVAAHMAGAYARLTGRLGVCIASNGPGVANMLAGVAVENGEGNRVLLVTSSRRTGITYPDRGGAYQCFDQVKVIGGMAKWSQSVPSFERIGELLRQALRACHSGRPGVVHLDVPENLINGMGPEPALLLPHQYRRVDPVPPPPDQVERACAMLAAAKLPLLHAGSGIIHAQGFSELEQVAELLHAPVTTSWSARGVLRETSPLAWPMVHIEACNHVRNVADVVLCLGSELGETDWWGKAPYWAPPSKQKLIQVDIDDGKLGRNRPADLSILADAKLFLRALSERLPALRGKMPLAERRATVATLAEEKAADRAALDAVLANRQAPMITGHVPVACRRVFDDDAVVVFDGGNTAVWGNFFTELRVPNTQLSTAHFGHLGAGVGQALAAAVARPDKQVYCIIGDGAMGFNMQEIETAVRHQLKVVFLVCCDRQWGMVKINQMFALEPVRHMFKTALGPDNSRTINTDLGEIAWDRLADAMGAYGERVSDPAELEPALHRALAEKRCAVIHVDVDPTAHMFAPGLRYFKDMHQEPAGE